One Ananas comosus cultivar F153 linkage group 1, ASM154086v1, whole genome shotgun sequence DNA window includes the following coding sequences:
- the LOC109716808 gene encoding uncharacterized protein LOC109716808 isoform X4 — protein sequence MVNLLVTCRAPACLPNSLPSVAPKYNIDATRFQIPLPLSNNSRTLSPGLHLLHSPYPIPNSPKPIRLSSAAAAAAAAAADAGESMATTAAAAAAEEPKPFAVLFVCLGNICRSPAAEAVFTDLVRKRGLQSKFRIDSAGTIGYHEGRPADSRMRAAAKRRGIEVTSISRPIRPSDFREFDLVLAMDMQNRDDILSAYERWRFKEPLPEDGPKKTVCICSCGIRSHMLQANTRRKI from the exons ATGGTCAATCTCCTTGTCACCTGCAGGGCGCCCGCTTGTCTTCCAAATTCACTCCCCTCCGTTGCTCCCAAATATAACATTGACGCTACTAGGTTTCAAATTCCTCTCCCCCTTTCTAACAATTCTAGAACCCTCTCTCCCGGTCTCCATCTTCTCCACTCTCCCTATCCAATCCCTAACTCTCCCAAACCCATTCgtctctcctccgccgccgccgccgccgccgccgccgcagccgacgCCGGAGAATCCATGGCCACGACCGCTGCCGCCGCGGCCGCGGAGGAGCCCAAGCCCTTCGCCGTCCTCTTCGTCTGCCTCG GTAACATCTGCCGAAGCCCTGCCGCGGAGGCCGTGTTCACGGACCTCGTCCGCAAGAGAGGCCTCCAATCCAAGTTCAGGATCGACTCCGCCGGAACCATCGGCTACCATGAG GGTCGCCCTGCAGATTCACGGATGAGGGCGGCGGCAAAGAGACGGGGGATCGAAGTAACCTCGATCTCGCGGCCGATAAGGCCCTCGGATTTCAGAGAGTTCGATCTTGTTCTTGCCATGGATATGCAGAATAGAG ATGATATATTGAGTGCTTATGAGAGGTGGAGATTCAAGGAGCCGCTGCCTGAGGATGGACCAAAGAAG ACAGTCTGCATCTGTAGTTGCGGCATAAGAAGCCACATGCTGCAGGCGAACACAAGGAGGAAGATTTAG
- the LOC109716808 gene encoding uncharacterized protein LOC109716808 isoform X5, with protein sequence MVNLLVTCRAPACLPNSLPSVAPKYNIDATRFQIPLPLSNNSRTLSPGLHLLHSPYPIPNSPKPIRLSSAAAAAAAAAADAGESMATTAAAAAAEEPKPFAVLFVCLGNICRSPAAEAVFTDLVRKRGLQSKFRIDSAGTIGYHEGRPADSRMRAAAKRRGIEVTSISRPIRPSDFREFDLVLAMDMQNRDDILSAYERWRFKEPLPEDGPKKSASVVAA encoded by the exons ATGGTCAATCTCCTTGTCACCTGCAGGGCGCCCGCTTGTCTTCCAAATTCACTCCCCTCCGTTGCTCCCAAATATAACATTGACGCTACTAGGTTTCAAATTCCTCTCCCCCTTTCTAACAATTCTAGAACCCTCTCTCCCGGTCTCCATCTTCTCCACTCTCCCTATCCAATCCCTAACTCTCCCAAACCCATTCgtctctcctccgccgccgccgccgccgccgccgccgcagccgacgCCGGAGAATCCATGGCCACGACCGCTGCCGCCGCGGCCGCGGAGGAGCCCAAGCCCTTCGCCGTCCTCTTCGTCTGCCTCG GTAACATCTGCCGAAGCCCTGCCGCGGAGGCCGTGTTCACGGACCTCGTCCGCAAGAGAGGCCTCCAATCCAAGTTCAGGATCGACTCCGCCGGAACCATCGGCTACCATGAG GGTCGCCCTGCAGATTCACGGATGAGGGCGGCGGCAAAGAGACGGGGGATCGAAGTAACCTCGATCTCGCGGCCGATAAGGCCCTCGGATTTCAGAGAGTTCGATCTTGTTCTTGCCATGGATATGCAGAATAGAG ATGATATATTGAGTGCTTATGAGAGGTGGAGATTCAAGGAGCCGCTGCCTGAGGATGGACCAAAGAAG TCTGCATCTGTAGTTGCGGCATAA
- the LOC109716933 gene encoding uncharacterized protein LOC109716933, producing MIAERLPGCDLRASLHIESRVKYLKQKYCAITEILSKTGVTWDDQRKIISCDKKWYDDWCKMHESAKGLWGMPFPHLDVLAEIYGKDRATGEGVETFVDAVHNIENE from the exons ATGATTGCTGAAAGGCTACCTGGCTGTGATTTGAGGGCTAGCTTGCACATTGAGTCGAGAGTAAAGTATTTGAAGCAAAAATATTGTGCAATTACGGAGATCTTATCAAAAACAGGCGTTACATGGGATGaccaaagaaaaataatttcatgTGATAAAAAGTGGTATGATGATTGGTGTAAG aTGCACGAGTCTGCCAAAGGATTATGGGGGATGCCTTTTCCACACTTAG ATGTTCTTGCAGAAATCTATGGAAAAGACAGGGCAACTGGAGAAGGAGTTGAAACATTTGTGGATGCAGTACATAATATAGAAAATGAATAA
- the LOC109716808 gene encoding uncharacterized protein LOC109716808 isoform X2 encodes MVNLLVTCRAPACLPNSLPSVAPKYNIDATRFQIPLPLSNNSRTLSPGLHLLHSPYPIPNSPKPIRLSSAAAAAAAAAADAGESMATTAAAAAAEEPKPFAVLFVCLGNICRSPAAEAVFTDLVRKRGLQSKFRIDSAGTIGYHEGRPADSRMRAAAKRRGIEVTSISRPIRPSDFREFDLVLAMDMQNRDDILSAYERWRFKEPLPEDGPKKGMNLCYATKFGGRELLWKEVLLEKLGFFVIALCICSCGIRSHMLQANTRRKI; translated from the exons ATGGTCAATCTCCTTGTCACCTGCAGGGCGCCCGCTTGTCTTCCAAATTCACTCCCCTCCGTTGCTCCCAAATATAACATTGACGCTACTAGGTTTCAAATTCCTCTCCCCCTTTCTAACAATTCTAGAACCCTCTCTCCCGGTCTCCATCTTCTCCACTCTCCCTATCCAATCCCTAACTCTCCCAAACCCATTCgtctctcctccgccgccgccgccgccgccgccgccgcagccgacgCCGGAGAATCCATGGCCACGACCGCTGCCGCCGCGGCCGCGGAGGAGCCCAAGCCCTTCGCCGTCCTCTTCGTCTGCCTCG GTAACATCTGCCGAAGCCCTGCCGCGGAGGCCGTGTTCACGGACCTCGTCCGCAAGAGAGGCCTCCAATCCAAGTTCAGGATCGACTCCGCCGGAACCATCGGCTACCATGAG GGTCGCCCTGCAGATTCACGGATGAGGGCGGCGGCAAAGAGACGGGGGATCGAAGTAACCTCGATCTCGCGGCCGATAAGGCCCTCGGATTTCAGAGAGTTCGATCTTGTTCTTGCCATGGATATGCAGAATAGAG ATGATATATTGAGTGCTTATGAGAGGTGGAGATTCAAGGAGCCGCTGCCTGAGGATGGACCAAAGAAG GGCATGAACTTATGTTATGCTACAAAATTTGGAGGAAGAGAACTTCTGTGGAAAGAAGTTCTATTGGAAAAATTGGGATTCTTTGTTATCGCGC TCTGCATCTGTAGTTGCGGCATAAGAAGCCACATGCTGCAGGCGAACACAAGGAGGAAGATTTAG
- the LOC109716808 gene encoding uncharacterized protein LOC109716808 isoform X1 produces the protein MVNLLVTCRAPACLPNSLPSVAPKYNIDATRFQIPLPLSNNSRTLSPGLHLLHSPYPIPNSPKPIRLSSAAAAAAAAAADAGESMATTAAAAAAEEPKPFAVLFVCLGNICRSPAAEAVFTDLVRKRGLQSKFRIDSAGTIGYHEGRPADSRMRAAAKRRGIEVTSISRPIRPSDFREFDLVLAMDMQNRDDILSAYERWRFKEPLPEDGPKKVKMMCSYCTRHEESEVPDPYYGGPQGFEKVLDLLEDACESLLGSIIADNSHIAVS, from the exons ATGGTCAATCTCCTTGTCACCTGCAGGGCGCCCGCTTGTCTTCCAAATTCACTCCCCTCCGTTGCTCCCAAATATAACATTGACGCTACTAGGTTTCAAATTCCTCTCCCCCTTTCTAACAATTCTAGAACCCTCTCTCCCGGTCTCCATCTTCTCCACTCTCCCTATCCAATCCCTAACTCTCCCAAACCCATTCgtctctcctccgccgccgccgccgccgccgccgccgcagccgacgCCGGAGAATCCATGGCCACGACCGCTGCCGCCGCGGCCGCGGAGGAGCCCAAGCCCTTCGCCGTCCTCTTCGTCTGCCTCG GTAACATCTGCCGAAGCCCTGCCGCGGAGGCCGTGTTCACGGACCTCGTCCGCAAGAGAGGCCTCCAATCCAAGTTCAGGATCGACTCCGCCGGAACCATCGGCTACCATGAG GGTCGCCCTGCAGATTCACGGATGAGGGCGGCGGCAAAGAGACGGGGGATCGAAGTAACCTCGATCTCGCGGCCGATAAGGCCCTCGGATTTCAGAGAGTTCGATCTTGTTCTTGCCATGGATATGCAGAATAGAG ATGATATATTGAGTGCTTATGAGAGGTGGAGATTCAAGGAGCCGCTGCCTGAGGATGGACCAAAGAAG GTGAAGATGATGTGCTCCTATTGTACGAGACATGAAGAAAGTGAAGTTCCAGATCCTTATTATGGAGGTCCACAGGGTTTTGAGAAA
- the LOC109716808 gene encoding uncharacterized protein LOC109716808 isoform X6, translating into MVNLLVTCRAPACLPNSLPSVAPKYNIDATRFQIPLPLSNNSRTLSPGLHLLHSPYPIPNSPKPIRLSSAAAAAAAAAADAGESMATTAAAAAAEEPKPFAVLFVCLGNICRSPAAEAVFTDLVRKRGLQSKFRIDSAGTIGYHEGRPADSRMRAAAKRRGIEVTSISRPIRPSDFREFDLVLAMDMQNRDDILSAYERWRFKEPLPEDGPKKHCSW; encoded by the exons ATGGTCAATCTCCTTGTCACCTGCAGGGCGCCCGCTTGTCTTCCAAATTCACTCCCCTCCGTTGCTCCCAAATATAACATTGACGCTACTAGGTTTCAAATTCCTCTCCCCCTTTCTAACAATTCTAGAACCCTCTCTCCCGGTCTCCATCTTCTCCACTCTCCCTATCCAATCCCTAACTCTCCCAAACCCATTCgtctctcctccgccgccgccgccgccgccgccgccgcagccgacgCCGGAGAATCCATGGCCACGACCGCTGCCGCCGCGGCCGCGGAGGAGCCCAAGCCCTTCGCCGTCCTCTTCGTCTGCCTCG GTAACATCTGCCGAAGCCCTGCCGCGGAGGCCGTGTTCACGGACCTCGTCCGCAAGAGAGGCCTCCAATCCAAGTTCAGGATCGACTCCGCCGGAACCATCGGCTACCATGAG GGTCGCCCTGCAGATTCACGGATGAGGGCGGCGGCAAAGAGACGGGGGATCGAAGTAACCTCGATCTCGCGGCCGATAAGGCCCTCGGATTTCAGAGAGTTCGATCTTGTTCTTGCCATGGATATGCAGAATAGAG ATGATATATTGAGTGCTTATGAGAGGTGGAGATTCAAGGAGCCGCTGCCTGAGGATGGACCAAAGAAG CATTGCTCATGGTGA